A stretch of Paludisphaera borealis DNA encodes these proteins:
- a CDS encoding alpha/beta hydrolase, translating to MTAAATAWVWAGAAEKPTEPPLPEGVVVIRDLTYRYFGEQRLALDLYLPADAGPPTAGTGELRPAIVAVHGGSWVGGSKRDYGPQFARFAEHGIVVAVVDYRLARPGAPSWDGALEDVAAAVDWLGVYAETYRVDTDRLAIVGTSAGGFLAAHIGLGTPLRSYMAGARQQVKAAVCLSTPTSLVELAAFRSLKHDPLRDLMGLSSGDLDNMVRTKLNEWVTLISHRARPMLLIHGTDDLWVPISQARELHKRLGWMAIPSRLIEINGARHGFELRVEAPSPRDLLPDVLDFLNEVWRERASDAA from the coding sequence ATGACGGCCGCCGCAACGGCCTGGGTCTGGGCCGGGGCGGCTGAGAAGCCAACCGAACCGCCGCTCCCCGAAGGCGTGGTCGTGATCCGCGACCTGACATATCGCTACTTCGGAGAACAACGCCTGGCGCTCGATCTCTACCTCCCCGCCGACGCGGGTCCCCCAACGGCAGGGACGGGTGAGCTTCGGCCCGCGATCGTCGCCGTCCACGGCGGAAGTTGGGTTGGGGGCTCGAAGCGCGATTACGGCCCGCAGTTCGCTCGATTCGCGGAGCACGGCATCGTCGTCGCCGTTGTCGATTATCGACTGGCGCGCCCGGGCGCGCCAAGCTGGGACGGAGCGCTCGAAGACGTCGCCGCCGCCGTCGACTGGCTCGGCGTTTACGCCGAAACATACCGAGTCGACACCGATCGACTCGCCATCGTCGGTACTTCGGCGGGCGGCTTCCTAGCTGCTCATATAGGACTCGGCACCCCTCTGAGAAGCTACATGGCCGGAGCCAGGCAGCAGGTAAAGGCTGCCGTCTGCCTCTCCACGCCAACGAGCCTGGTGGAACTCGCAGCATTTCGATCGCTCAAACACGACCCGTTGCGAGATCTCATGGGCCTATCGTCCGGCGACTTGGACAACATGGTTCGCACGAAGCTCAATGAGTGGGTGACGCTCATTTCGCACCGAGCGAGACCGATGCTCTTGATACACGGGACGGACGATCTGTGGGTTCCCATCAGCCAGGCGCGGGAATTGCACAAACGACTTGGCTGGATGGCGATCCCCAGCCGGCTGATCGAGATAAACGGCGCGCGCCATGGGTTCGAGCTTCGGGTCGAAGCGCCGAGCCCTCGCGACCTGCTGCCCGATGTTCTCGACTTTCTGAACGAGGTCTGGCGGGAACGCGCATCCGACGCAGCGTGA
- a CDS encoding M24 family metallopeptidase codes for MSTEASTSGLITILPGAGLMPDHYDRVRETAADRPEADSLPVVPDPTADHEQAELKRRRDDVEIKHQRIREFLDRNDQDAVVLGRAESVAWFTSGGDVGQGCGSEFSSILLFINRNSRAVITDNVQSSRVFEEELAGLGFQLKERPWFDDPLRVVAELCHNKRIVADMSTSGCTPWRRDFDPLSALRRRLTNLERQRLRELGRTLALAVEATCRNFDRGEREADVAGHLAHRLLREGVVPVNLRIASDDRLGRYRQPTFKAEPINKRATITVTGRRHGLCASLTRTVSFGPVDAEFRAHHALATMVDATCIYFSRPSEPVSEVFRRSRRIYEKFDAPHEWTLDYQGVFIGYSPRDALLVPDSNIVLEPDMAVCWSPSVGSARSEDTIVVDSRGFEVVTAAQNWPQIEVAVKGYVLPRPGILER; via the coding sequence GTGTCGACCGAAGCGTCCACCAGCGGTCTGATCACGATCTTGCCGGGCGCGGGTTTGATGCCCGATCATTACGATCGGGTCCGCGAGACGGCCGCGGATCGCCCCGAGGCCGACTCGCTACCGGTCGTGCCCGATCCCACGGCCGACCACGAGCAGGCCGAGCTGAAGCGCCGGCGCGACGACGTCGAGATCAAGCATCAGCGGATTCGCGAGTTCCTCGACCGCAACGACCAGGACGCGGTCGTTCTGGGACGGGCCGAGTCGGTCGCCTGGTTCACGTCCGGCGGCGACGTCGGGCAGGGTTGCGGCTCGGAATTCAGCTCGATTCTTCTGTTCATCAACCGCAACAGTCGCGCGGTGATCACCGACAACGTCCAGAGCTCACGGGTTTTCGAGGAGGAGCTGGCGGGCCTGGGCTTCCAGCTCAAGGAACGCCCCTGGTTCGACGACCCGCTCCGCGTCGTGGCCGAGTTGTGCCACAACAAGCGGATCGTCGCCGATATGTCCACATCCGGCTGCACGCCGTGGCGACGCGATTTCGATCCCCTGAGCGCCCTTCGCCGCCGGCTGACGAACCTCGAACGGCAACGGCTCCGCGAACTGGGCCGGACGCTCGCTCTGGCGGTCGAGGCCACGTGTCGGAATTTCGACCGGGGTGAGCGTGAGGCGGACGTCGCCGGCCACCTGGCCCATCGCCTGCTTCGCGAAGGGGTCGTGCCGGTCAACCTGCGGATCGCCAGCGACGACCGGCTCGGCCGATATCGCCAGCCGACGTTCAAGGCCGAGCCGATCAACAAGCGGGCGACGATCACGGTCACGGGACGTCGCCACGGACTCTGCGCCTCGTTGACCCGCACCGTCTCGTTCGGTCCCGTCGACGCCGAGTTCCGCGCCCATCACGCCCTGGCGACGATGGTTGACGCCACTTGCATCTACTTCTCCCGTCCCAGCGAGCCCGTCTCGGAAGTCTTCCGCCGATCGCGGCGGATCTACGAGAAGTTCGACGCGCCGCACGAGTGGACGCTGGACTATCAGGGCGTCTTCATCGGCTATTCCCCACGCGACGCGCTGCTCGTTCCCGACAGCAACATCGTGCTCGAGCCCGACATGGCCGTCTGCTGGAGCCCCAGCGTCGGGTCGGCCCGCTCGGAAGACACGATCGTCGTCGATTCGCGCGGCTTCGAGGTCGTCACCGCGGCGCAGAACTGGCCGCAGATCGAAGTGGCCGTCAAAGGCTACGTCTTGCCCCGCCCGGGGATTCTCGAACGCTGA
- a CDS encoding L-2-amino-thiazoline-4-carboxylic acid hydrolase, translated as MPDEMPKIPLLQQREIEAGIVGPLVRAFAHEVGQERALMVLREVITDLARRSGRNLAVSLGEDSLEAFAGALDRWRENDALEIEMLEQSPDRLSFNVVRCRYAEMYRALGLGDLGASLSCQRDFALVEGFNPAIDLERTQTLMQGAPYCNFRFRRAAGPEADPS; from the coding sequence ATGCCGGACGAGATGCCGAAAATCCCCCTGCTTCAGCAGCGTGAGATCGAGGCTGGGATCGTCGGCCCGCTGGTCCGGGCCTTCGCCCATGAGGTCGGCCAGGAGCGGGCGCTGATGGTGCTTCGCGAGGTCATCACCGATCTCGCCCGGCGGAGCGGCCGGAATCTCGCCGTCTCGCTCGGCGAGGACTCGTTGGAGGCGTTCGCCGGGGCGCTCGACCGGTGGCGGGAAAACGACGCGCTGGAGATCGAGATGCTCGAACAGTCGCCCGATCGCCTGTCCTTCAACGTCGTCCGCTGCCGTTACGCCGAGATGTACCGCGCCCTGGGGCTCGGAGACCTGGGGGCGAGCCTTTCCTGTCAGCGTGATTTCGCCCTCGTCGAAGGCTTTAATCCGGCTATCGATCTGGAGCGCACCCAGACGCTGATGCAGGGGGCGCCTTATTGCAATTTCCGGTTCCGACGAGCCGCCGGGCCGGAAGCGGACCCGAGTTAG